aaatttcttttgtccGCTTAGACTCCTTTTCGAAATAGAATTGattctttttcaacttcCATAAAAAGTTAAATATTCTTAAGTATTCCTTTCTGCCATTGGTACGATTAACATTCAGTACAAATGACAATGGCCTATCGACAATGAAGTCTAAGGTAAAAACATCCCAACCTATGGCGCCGTGGCCCAGATCGAGGAGACGTGCATCTAACTTGTTTATAATATAGTTGTTGTCACCACGATTAATTAAGCTTCTTAAAGACGATTGTTGTACTGATTCTTGAAGAATCCTTGTCAAAGAATAGTCAGAAAGTAGATCTGATGAGGAGGTTAGTGCTGAACttaattttgttattaatgTATTGATCAGATCTCCTCTACCCattaaaagaatatttCTTAGCGTCTTCAAAACATCATGATAATGAAACTTTGTGCATATAATGGTATCAATGTAACTAACAATTTCTTTAAACTGTGTATTAACTGCTTCAATAAATTCGATGGATATGCCGTTCTTTCTAAGACCGTCGTATATTTGTTTGTATCTGTTCGAAAATTCATTGGAGTATTCAAGTTCCTTACAGTATTTTTGGACAAAAATGTAAGATTTACCAATTACGAATATCTGTCTCGCTTGCATGTATGTTAGAAATGAAGGAATCTTATCTGTATTCAATTTAAAGATTACTTCACCATCTGTATTTTCTTGCTCTACTTCGATAAAGAGTTCATTATTAGTATTGTCTATCGATCCTAATGTAAGCCACTGAGACAAATAGTCGTAGTACAAAGTTAGCAATGTGCTAAACAGTTTGTCTGCTATGTTTTCTATTGTTAAGTCACCATGGTGTCGCAGTTGTTCTAACAAAGATAGCAGTTGATCTCCAGTCAAACCCTCAAATTTTAGCATGATAGAATAGAAGACTCTTAGCTTATTAATGCTATCATAAATGGAAACATAGACACCATTGTTCGTActtattttatcatttgaTGCAAGTTGATTTATTAAACCGTTGTATGTATTCAGTTCCGATCCCACTGCTATTATGAATGCTTTCTTCATTGGAGATATTGGCATTCGTCTATATTTATCGCACAAATTCCCTAGCTCTTTGTACAAAAGTCCAGCttcaaaaatcaaatgaaGAATACCACTTTCAGAATTCGGGATGTTAGACGGTATGATTATTTTGTcatattcaatatcaaatagtTCAGATGTAGTACCTAGCAGAACAAATGGTATTGATTTCATGATTTCCTGCTCATCTATCATGTTTTTCATGTAAGGTTCTAATAAAGATCTTAATGGTAATCTGTTAGGAGATTTTCCTATATTATTGTAAGCTTGAGAAGATAGCATTGACCTTTCGGAATAGCGATCAAGGTTTTCAAAGGATTCGGAATATTGACTTCCAGGCCTGCCCATATTCAGGTTTCCATCATATGGACTGATGTTGAGCCTGTTTAATATAAATTGATCATTAGGATTATCTGAGTATTCCATTTGTAACTCATTTACATAATTGAGCATCTCTTGTTCATTTGACATGGAAAATAATGGTTCCAAAGATGATAATAGTTTTGGCAATGTATTTCTATGCCGAAGGGTTACTGGTATTTTTGATTGAAAGTTTTCAATTAATTTACTCAGCTGTTGTTTATTCTTATAGGGTGATGATagtaaaaacaaaacatcTTTTGCAAATAGCTGTATGACAGTGTCAGGAAACTCTGGAGGTAAATATGTCTCCAGTAGCAGAGACAAGCTATTTCCCAATTCCATGCAACAATGCTGATTCACCAAATATAATTCAAATGAGTAATTGGACCCTCTACTATTATACTTTCAATAGTGACAAAATTTAAATCCAAGCTAGGGCTATCGGGGTACCTTTAAAATCCTATTTGTGATATGAATATGGTCATACAATACAAGTGAACCGAGTTATGCTCAAATGTGAGAGACCTTCAATAATAACAGAAAGGTTCTGGTCAATGATATGTTTGCTTATTCTATGGTGATTGCCGCTGGTCGACTGTTACCGTAACTGTGGTGCTCAATTAGCTAAAAATGCATGGCTCATCTCACTGATCCCGATCCATTTGTTTACCATTTCGTCAAGAGCTAACATTTCCTGATTTTACGCGACACACAAAAAGAAGTATCGTGAATAATGAGCAGAACACACACTAGATTAACGAGTAAGATTGTAATATTAGGAATACCTgaaatatgaaattataGAATTAGAAAAATGCAAAAGTTATATTAGGATGAGCTATCCTCTAAATTGGATTTATACTACTGCTAATATGGTATGTGCATGAAATTCTCCTAACTAGCGAttgaattatttttcttttgataacCTAGATCTTCCATCGCTACTTGGTAATGTTCGAAGTTATAAAATTGTAGCAGGGCTCTTAAGGCAATTTCTTGTCCATATGCATCACTTAATTCGCCAGTGATGTCCTTACCAGCTACCCAGTTATCTATTAGTTCCAACTTTTCGTAAAGGAATACTCCTGAAATTAGCTCCATATGTTCAGATTTCCAACGTTTGTTCTTGAATGGAGTTAGTTCTTTGATGATTTTAAGGAGCGGGTGATAAATATCCAGATTGAAGATGTGATAGTATTTTTTAACTATGGTTCCAATAGATTGGGGTAGTTCTTTGATTCTCTGTGTTTTGTTTCCAACTACTTTCTGGAGAATCCGCAGCAAGTATGCCAGCGATGGCAAAAAATCAAGATTCACCGCCTTCTGTACCTGATGAACATATCTAAAGGAGTTCTTGTattcaaaattatattttgaacaCTCAGACCAAAACGATTTATTCGATGTTATTATTCTATTGAAAATCCTGTCCCCATAGATGTCAGAGTATTTGCCTAGTACTGCACTACAGATATTTATGAATTGTGAATCATACAATATCACACCTAGTTGttcaaatttcaaaatgtGGCTTAACTTAAACCACTTCATAAGCATGAACAATAGCTCAACAGAGCTCTTCAGTGAGCTTTCCTTAGCCTTAGTTAATTCCAATTGGGGAAGCAGAGTATTCTCATCTACATCTTCAGCGTTGGAGGTAAATTGGTTAGTTAAGTTTAGTTCAATGGTCTGTAACAGGACAAACACTAAAGAGTTTAAACTTGTAAAGCATTCTTTGTAAAAATTATCCACCCGAATCATTCTCTTCAGGGATTCATTAGCTGTACCGGTAAGTGATGAATAATCATAAGGATCGGTAAGATTATCCTCCTCCCATCCACGCTCCGTTGCCATAAAAAGATCTCTCTCATGCCAAAGTTGTTTTGTAGTCAATTTAATTTGTAAATTTTCCGCCAGAATTGTTGCGGCTTCTTCAATGCTGAATGGTATTTTTGATTCAGAGGTCTGTTTCGGAGTAAGCTCTGAGTGTAAACGCCTATCTAACTCATCAATATCCTCTTCGTTGTCTGATGGGTATAAGCAAGGGTACAGTAGATTTGTTTGAAACGATTTCCTACCTTTTGATGTTTCATTAAAATGTAGGAGTTGAGGTGATGAAGGCGGTGAAGGAGCAGGTGTGGCAATATGTTGTTCTGGAACATTGAGAGTAATATTTATAGCATTCTTAGATTTTGGTCTTGGGATTTCTAAAAATTGTGAAAGCGAATTCGATTTGTCAAACTCCTTTGGCAGATTAGTAGTAGGTAGTTTACAGGACGGGTATCTTGTGACAATATCCGAGGTGAACGCCTCGTATTGTAAGGGTGATATTGTCCATTTGTTTTTTCgattttctatttttctcAAGCCATGATATTTGTAAAGGTCttttttggttttcttATAAGTCCTAATATCACCAAACTGGAGTAGTATAACTTTTGAAAGAAgcattattatatttcttattCTCATTGATAGACGACTGTTCCAGCGCCAAGCTTCgatatattttgttaaGTAACTAAGTATGCCTGCATCATCAAAGTTACCTATGACTTTGTCCACAAtatgttgttgttctttgTTGCACCTAAATACTATGCATTGCAATGTTATCAAGTATATTACCGAAGACAAATACAAAAGTGACTTCGAATAACAATTTAAATTAGTGGAGGAGTCTTTACAGCAATCTGCAATttctataaattttttaagtATTTCTGGAAGGTGTTCAGCCAGGAGCATATTATTCcttttaatatatttcaaatgatCGTCTTTTCCTTCAACAAAAGCAAATAAGCCAAATGAAATGTACGCAACGCACATGACGATAGattcatcattatcattcatATTACTGAGTAGTTTTTGAATGTGTAATTGAGCTATAGTTTCGTCAGTTAGAAAAGCCTCGGCATTGTTAATATGCTTAATAAATGCATTGTGTATATGTGTAAAACTGGAATAGTCGGCTAACGTAAACCAGTCGGATATCTCATCATCCAAACTAATTGAATCCTCCAGGTACCACTCAACTCTTGGCTGAAGACTTGGTTTGAATCCACATTCATTGGTAATCTTTTCAGCACATTCTTCTAAACTTCTTCTGTATGCAGCATTGACAGGCATATTGTAGTCTATAATCTCAGAATCTGAGTCGGAATCACTCGATGGATTAGATACTATAGGTCCGTCGATTTCGTCAACATTCtgaaattcttcatcatcattgtcatcatcaattgAGTCAGAGTCGCCAAACTGATCGCCAGATATAGGATTAGAATTGTACTGACCGAAATCTAACGGACTTAATTCGATATTTGACAAATCAGTATCTATTAGGGACCTGTTTAAATAAGGTGATCGATTGGCATTTTCTAAATTACTGATTGAACTCTCCTCATTGTGTACATTAAGAACCGAACTCACAATATCAAGCTTTTTCCTCAGCATTTTATCTAAATCTGATATTCCTTTGTCTATAGCACCTTTAGCTCGAGGTGAAGATGGGTAACTTGATGCTCCCCTGTTTTCAGTAGGTATATCATCTATAAAATGCTGAAAAGATGTATCAGTTCCGCCAGTTTTCCTTGCATACTTGAGATCTTCCAGGGACTGTGATCTTCCAATTGCTTCACTATCTCGATCTAGTAGATGCACCTTAGCCTTCTTTGTCATATTAGTGTGTATATTTAAACTGCCACAGTTAGCAGCTGAACACCGATAGCGAGTATAATTAAAGTAATATGTATACGCTACACAGAGTGTGCTCCTTGAAAGAACCAGTATAAAAGACTAAAGTGGTTCCCGTTAGTTCAGAGTAGCCAACCGAATCTGTAATTTAAAGCGATTTTACTTCAGATTTTGGCACCTTGTATCTTCTGATCTATAATTCCTGCGAAAGTGATTTTAGCAGCTTTAACATGAAAAAAGTTAGAATTCAGATATACTATTATAAAGGTTAGATGCTGAAGTTTAGCGAATCTGGTTCTTATTCAAGAGGCATACCTTAAAGCATGAGTATGTTTTAATGGTAATTATATATCTCTTTAGTTGTTTGTGCAATCTCAAGACAATCGCAGTTACATATACTATTAGTGAAATAAACTCTTGAAAGTGTTTATTCATGAAATAAACCTATAGAAAAGACATAACATTGGTATAAGAAATATCAGTTTACAGGTATTGTGGTTTTACTGTCACAATAAAGACCATTTCAGAATGCACGATGAGAAGAGGCGTAAGCCTTTACTCCGGGTTCCAGAAGTGCCATCTAATTCATTCCAACGgattataaaaataaatttcaGGCCATTGTTTTGTTCATGGCGCAGTTCATTCAGTAAGAAGTTATTTGTTGAGTTTGTCTTACTACATCTCACTGTTTCCCAGTAAAGGTTGAGCCAGCAATTCGAGTTTGATGCTAATGTGGTTATTCTGTGAGACATTGCATGGGATCGAGCTACTAGTGAAAATTCTATTTTGATATCACTCACTTCAACAGGCACATTGATATCTATGGTAATATTCTTACTATtcttaaaatataatgccTTGGTGGTTGATACTTGTTCGGGTGTTTGCACTGAAATAAGGTCTATTAAGCCGTCtctgttattattatacttTGAAATCTTCACGGCAGTATAATACGGATGAGAGAAGAGTATTCCCGACATTGCTTGCAGCGTTATGGACTCAAGTTGGAACCGTGACATCTTTATTTGATCTACTATCATGCTATTGCAATTTATACCGTAGTACAGAGACAATTCATGATATCTTATGTATCTAATTTGAGAGTTAATAGTCACCCCTTTGCTTAATCCCATTCTAAATCGTTTTTCCATAAAGAGTTCTTTGGCCTCTTCGAATGGACAGTTCATGTATTTCATCATGTAAGCAATGCTGATTGTTCCTGATCTTCCTTTCCCCATACGACAATGAAGAATAGCGACATTGCTTTCAGATTGCGAAATATGTAGATTCATGTCATCGATTATTTCCTGTAATAACAGAAATGGTGGAGGGCAATGATCCAACCATCCCTTCCTACAGATTAGAGAATTAATCCCATTTAAAGTTGTGGTTCTTTGTCCCCTACAGCTTGTTGAGCTTGGCCTTTGGTAATTTGGAAAATATAATGTCTTATCATCAGCATTTTTAATGTCAATATCGTCATAGTCAGAACCGTTCTTTTCGACTTTGAAGTTAAATATTTTCCAAGTTCCCTTTCCGTGGTGtttattcaaatattcaacaatttcatcCAAACCATTACGGTAAAGCAATTTTGGATACTTGGTAACAGGATATGAGCAAACTAATAGGTTAGGAGTGATGTAAGAAATGTCTAAAGATGATTCAGAACTGCTATTCTCAACATTGAAGGGAATAGCATAAAGTGTTCTCACAAACTTTTTAGGATTGAGATGCAAATTTCCCATAGGACCACGAATGGTATAATCAGTGCTACGATTGATCGTCGGCATTTGGTGCTAGTACCAAATTCATATTTCAATCTAACACTTGATTTGCGGAAATAAAGTAACGTGTCATGATATTATTTCCTTTTTGATAATTGGGAACAAAAAGCAGGCGCATGAACCGCCCTATGACAATCTGCcacaaagaatattattgtgaaagaaaacagaGCAGTGAAGTGGGTGGCATTTGCTCTATGTGTAAACGGTCAAATTAAATTACTAGATAAGCCTAGTTAAGAATGTTTATGATTCAGAGATATGCTAGCGGTTATAGTTAAGAGCTCTTATCTAAGACTCGAACAGTAGTTAACGATTTGATCTGATACCCAGGTGAGAGCAGTTGATATTTGCACATCCTCATCATTATTGAAGTCCTTGATAGAATCATTTAGCTCATACTTCAATTGCCCCTCCACATTATTATCGATAAAAAGATGTGCATGGGCCTCTTTATAGTTCTTGTATacaaaatcatcaaaatagTATGGTGGGTCTACCCAAAAGGAGTCCAATGTCTGATATCCAGGTCTAGCTGCTCGCCTTTTCTTTAATGTCTCATAAGGAGCACGTATCAATAACCTGACGTCAAACTTAGAAGCTACACTCTTATCGTGGTATATTAAAAACCCATCGACTAAAACGATCCTTAGATTGTCAGGTAGTGACTCAAACTTTTCTCTGATAGGTTGTAAAGACGCCTCATTTAGATTAAACTTATCTAAGCTATCAACATTATTGTTGTGTATAAGCTTTGCATCAATTCTGCCAGTGTGTCGTATATTATCTAACTCTGCTCTGAATGAATCAAAGTCTAAGGCACCAACACAATCCCAGTCCTGAATGCCATATTTACTGTTGACAGGAATATCCTTGTCATGCTTGAAGAAATCATCCTCATGAATCAAAGTCAAATCAGGCACAATTCGGGCCAACAGCTTCGCTATCGTGGTCTTCCCACTACTTGAACACCCACTCAAACTTACCAATACAACCTGTGTGGAGTCGGAATTTGTCATGATTTAAAATGCAGTAGTCTCTTATAATTAActgaacaaaaaaatctGAACTATTCAAATGTAGTATAAAGTAATCTCATAGGTCCCGTTTGAATTATGTAAAACTGGCTActtttgttcttctctataacttgaaaaatcaaaatcatatGTAACGATTAGTAAGTCCTCGATGTTTCTTAGCATTAGGATGGCCCTCGAAGACAACGACTAAGTGCTATTCAATACATTAAGTGTGTGAACTGTAATGAATTACCCATATAAGAATAGCATCGAACATAGCTGTGCTGCTGCTTGGGATACGTCATATTTCTACTGCTCATACTAAGGTAATAAGATAAGTTAGGACTATGTCTCAGAAAGTTGGACACACAGGGCTAGCGTTTGCCAGGCTATGGCACCATGTTGATTTGGCTAAGGATAAGAGAACATTAGGTAGGGTTGCCTCTTCTATCGCGGTGACACTTATAGGTAAGCACAAGCCAGTATATCATCCATCTCAGGATTGTGGTGATTACGTTGTTGTGACTAATTGTCAGAAAGTGCGTATAACTGGTAAGAAGTTTGAGCAAAAGACTTATTGGTCGCATTCAACTAAACCAGGTAATTTAAAGTTAACAACAATGAAGACCATGGCTGAGAATAAAGGCTACGGTgaacttttgaagaaagctGTATCTGGTATGTTACCCAAAAATAGACTTAGAAAAGTAAGACTAGCAAGACTGAAAGTATTTGATGGTGCTGAGCATCCTTACGGTGACAATTTTACTGCATATGCCTTGAAACAGCCAAAGGTGCAGAAATTAATAGAATCTAGGCAAGAGCGTACACAGGTTTCACAAGAAGCTTGATAATGATAAGCCAGACTTATGATATACTCTTATTGTTGATATACCATCCTAACATATTCCAATTTGATATCACCAACAAAGAAAGGTGTGATTACACCAAGcttaaataaaaatgaggTCTTTTTCTCACATTCTTTGGGTGTTCCTCCATCATTTAAATAAACTTgtacatatataaaatGATTATGATTTTGCTTATTAGATAATTTGGTGAAACCCAGATCTTAAgtaatgatattattgattttttcGTTATATTACAGAATAAGTTTctataatgaaattatatagaaaatattaagCAGACAGATAAATCTAGTTCATGCTTTAACAGACTGGAACTTCTTTCCAAATAATACTTGAAACGGCGCAATATCGTTTTGAGctaatatattaaatatacGGGTCATTTGGAGTAAAGATGAGTAAAAACTGTTATAGTTTCAACTCCTGAAATAGCTCATCAGTAATGTTTTTGATAGTGATGTAAGCAACTCGGTGTTATGAGGGTATATATGTACTATTGCGAGCATGCAAATGCATCTATCAAAATTCTATGCAGTCTTCAGGACGTTGTGGTAGCCTGATAAGGTATTAAATGATGTTTTAAATGTGGTAATCATAAGTTAAAATTTAGAGAATTATGCCATATCCTCTGGTTAATATCACTTACCTTGATTAAAAATCTCTTGAGCGGTCGGTGTAGAGACGAGGTGTGATATTCATAGCCATCAATTCTTGAAATAGTAATTTGGCAGCATATGGTATATGAATTTGGTAGATATCGATCTTATTGTCACAACCCTTACATTCAAATTGATTATGGTTTAGTTTTGCAATAACAGACATCAAACCACAAATACCACAGATATGTACTCTGAAAGCATCGGAAGCTTCCATTAATCTTTCCTTCAAGAAAGCTGCGGCACCATGAGCGATCATACAGTCACGTTCCATTTCACCGAATCTTAGACCACCATCTCTTGATCTACCTTCTACTGGTTGTCTAGTTAGTACTTGCATAGGACCACGAGCTCTGGCATGAATCTTATCGTCGACCATGTGTCTCAAACGCTGATAGTATGTTGGGCCAAAGAAAATTTGAGCCATCAACTTCTTACCAGTGTGACCATTATACATGACTTCGAAACCACGAGATTGGTAGCCGTGTTCTCTTAGTAGTTTGGAAATACCTTCAACAGTAATATCAGTAAAAGGAGAAGCATCACCTTCATTACCAGACAATGCAGCAACTTTACTTAGTAAACATTCAATCAAGTGCGCCACAGTCATACGAGATGGAATAGCGTGTGGATTGATAATCAGATCAGGGACAATACCTTCGGCTGTAAAAGGCATGTCTTCTCTTCTGTAAGTTATACCGATTGTACCCTTTTGACCGTGACGAGAAGCAAACTTGTCACCAATCTGAGGAACCTTAGTTGTTCTAACACGTACTTTGACAAACTTAAGACCATCTTGGTTCGTTGTTATTAGAACTTGATCGACAATACCATTTTCTGTACTTCTCAAAGGAGTAGAAGCATCTCTCTTCGAATGGTAAGCAGTTCTTTGACctagttcttcttcatccgGTGCAATAGGTGTTGTCTTACCGATAATTATATCTTCTCCAGACACTCTGACACCTGGTGCAATCAaaccatcttcatctaaCTTATCGTATGTACCATGCTTCATTCTTAATGTATTAGTACGTTGAGGTTTCTCAAAAGTTTCAGTAATGGACATACCatattttttctcttgATCCATATACGATCTAAAGAACAGAGATCTAAATAAACCACGGTCAATAGATGATTGGTTCATAATCATGGAATCTTCTTGGTTATACCCCGAATAACATGCAATGGCAACAATAGCGTTCTGACCGGCAGGCAATTCTCTGAATTTTAGGTATTCCATTGCACGAGTAGTACCTAATGGTTTCTGAGGGTAATATAGAATGTTAGCCATAGTATCCATACGGAAATTGTAGTTTGTTAAGAAGACACCCATAGCTTGCTTACCCATCGCAGATTGGTAAGTATTACGAGGAGATTGATTGTGATCAGGGAATGGAATAATAGATGCTGCGACACCAAGGATCATTGATGGATGGATTTCACAGTGGGTGAATGTTGTGGCATGATGAGTGACCTTAATACGTTTAGCAAGATCGACATTTTCTTTAGGTATATCTTGCTCAACTGCAGTTGGTTCAAGATCTTCTGGTTGCATGGCAATCAAAAtagattcttcttcttcggCATCAATATACTCTACAAGACCTTCGTTTAATAGGGAAGACCATGTGTAATCTTCAGCGTCCTCAAATCCACCCTCAATATCTTGGTATTCAGTAGCCATTAACTTGGCGACATGACCTTTTCTAACTTTCAATTCCTTACGACCTAAttcttcgtcatcttcaacaatAAACAATGGTCTATATACCCTACCGGCATCGGtaaaaattttcaattccTGTTCTCTAATATCTCTGATCATAGAAACTTCTGGATTGATATCACCCTTTCTTCTTAGTGTTCTTAGTGTTTCCATTAATCTAGCAGGGTTTCTGTGAACACCGTGCCAGACACCATTAACAAACACTCTAGTGGCATCCGGAGATTGATGTGGAACATAATCTTCCAAAGGTTCCATACCCCATTCGCTTAAAAATGTGATAATAGGCATAGGGTCGGCACCAACAGAGATACAAGACATAAGTGATAAGTTCTTCACTAGACCACAAGCTTGACCTTCAGGAGTCTCGGCGGGACAAACCAAACCCCAATGAGTGTTGTGAAGTTGACGTGGCTTTGCCAGTTTACCATCACGACCTATAGGtgtatttgttcttcttaAATGTGATAGTGTTGAGGAATATGTATAACGATTCAAAACTTGTGACACACCGGCTCTTGAAGACATagctttcttttgttcACCCCAATTACCAGTAGCCAAAGCATACTTAAGACCTGACGTGATGGTCTTCGCATTAATAGCTAATTTCATGTTGAAATCATTGGCTTCTTCGACTGTTCTCTGCATGTAACGGAAGATATCTTTGGTTAGTTTCCTGAACAGCGTCTTGAAAAGCTGGGCAAGTAATGGACCTGCTAAGTCTAATCTCTTCTTACCGAAATGGTCACGATCATCTTGATCTTTACGGTCAAGAGCACATAATAGCAGTCTATTAATCATGTAACCCAAGAAAAAGGCTTTTCTGGACTCAAAACCTTCTAACTGGGTAATATGAGGTAGAAATTCCTTTTGCAAAATGTCTTTGGCGTATTgaattctcttttctttcttgataCCCAACGCAGTACCACGACGACCAATGAAATCAAGAGCTGTTTCACGATCTTGAATAACAAAACCATCTTCTACACATGGCTTTAACATTTCCAGCATTTGCCAATCATTGACATCGTAACAAATATGTTCTAAAATTTCACCATCCGGAATAATACCTAGTGCTCTAAAAATGATAACGATTGGGATATCCTGCTTAATGTATGGAAGAGTTGCTTTAATGGTACGAGCTGAACTGCTTTCACGACCATACAGTTTAACTTGCAATGTACTGATAAATCTGGAACCCTTTTCAAGAGCAGATCTGATTTCGGCAACATGTGATATTGGAGATGGGGCTGCTTTCTTGAAAACTTGAACAATGTTACCTGCAGAACGTTCTTGTGCGATTAAAACTTTCTCGGAAccattgataataaagTACCCTCCCATATCAAATGGACACTCCTTTAATTTATATAGATCAGATTCGGTGGCATCACTTAAATAACAATTCTTGGACCTCAACATGATTGGTAGACGGCCAATAAAGACTTTACCACTCTCACTGTCCTCTTCAGATTCTTCGGCAATTAGTTGATAGTTTAAATCTCTACCAGGGACATCCACTGCTTCGTAAGTTCTCTTAGTAACATCTACAAACAAACCAGAAGAGTATGTCAGGTTTCTCAGTCTTGCTTCTTGTGGATATAATGCGTGTGTAACACCATCAGATTCGTTCACCATAGGTTTCGTAACGTATATCTTACCAAAACttatttcatattttctACTAATGTTATCTTGTTCAGTGGTATGTTGGGCTAATTGTTCCAAAATCAAAGTGGAATCCTCTGAGATAATATCCTGTAGAGTATAATCAACAAATTGGTTGAATGAATCCAACTGTTGTGACACCAGACCTTTCTCTCTGAAGAAAGCAGAGATGACTGCCCAAGTATCCTCTGCTGTGATTGGGGCATTCTCTTCCTCAAATCCATAAGGATCTTCATCATAATAGTCTTCGTTGTCGGCTGACATGATTGATTTCTTTCGAGTTGCTTTTAAGTTTTGTTctgttttttattttcttctaaAAGAAGCAACTGATAAATGACACTGTcttcaataaaataaattcgATAAAATCGACAAAGTCAATGTATAAGCAATCAAATATTGGATCTAACCACTATTATGGGAATTTAATGGCTCAAATACTTTAATAATCCGAGTGGAAAGCTGAGAGgcaaatttttctttctgtttttccttctctttTGAACAGGCAAGCCAACGATGTATTCAGGACGGAGAgataaaacaaaagaatGTATGGTCCCAACCGATATTTTTACTGAATAACTAGTGGGTTTATCTCCTGGAATCTCTTCGTGCCGCTAAGTTTCAAGGAATACAATCTAAAACTAAATTTGACAAAGTCTCTCTTTCAGCTTCCTATTTTGCTTGTTTTTCATTGTcttcattcaaaa
This window of the Nakaseomyces glabratus chromosome L, complete sequence genome carries:
- the RPB2 gene encoding DNA-directed RNA polymerase II subunit RPB2 (CAGL0L04246g~RNA polymerase II second largest subunit), whose amino-acid sequence is MSADNEDYYDEDPYGFEEENAPITAEDTWAVISAFFREKGLVSQQLDSFNQFVDYTLQDIISEDSTLILEQLAQHTTEQDNISRKYEISFGKIYVTKPMVNESDGVTHALYPQEARLRNLTYSSGLFVDVTKRTYEAVDVPGRDLNYQLIAEESEEDSESGKVFIGRLPIMLRSKNCYLSDATESDLYKLKECPFDMGGYFIINGSEKVLIAQERSAGNIVQVFKKAAPSPISHVAEIRSALEKGSRFISTLQVKLYGRESSSARTIKATLPYIKQDIPIVIIFRALGIIPDGEILEHICYDVNDWQMLEMLKPCVEDGFVIQDRETALDFIGRRGTALGIKKEKRIQYAKDILQKEFLPHITQLEGFESRKAFFLGYMINRLLLCALDRKDQDDRDHFGKKRLDLAGPLLAQLFKTLFRKLTKDIFRYMQRTVEEANDFNMKLAINAKTITSGLKYALATGNWGEQKKAMSSRAGVSQVLNRYTYSSTLSHLRRTNTPIGRDGKLAKPRQLHNTHWGLVCPAETPEGQACGLVKNLSLMSCISVGADPMPIITFLSEWGMEPLEDYVPHQSPDATRVFVNGVWHGVHRNPARLMETLRTLRRKGDINPEVSMIRDIREQELKIFTDAGRVYRPLFIVEDDEELGRKELKVRKGHVAKLMATEYQDIEGGFEDAEDYTWSSLLNEGLVEYIDAEEEESILIAMQPEDLEPTAVEQDIPKENVDLAKRIKVTHHATTFTHCEIHPSMILGVAASIIPFPDHNQSPRNTYQSAMGKQAMGVFLTNYNFRMDTMANILYYPQKPLGTTRAMEYLKFRELPAGQNAIVAIACYSGYNQEDSMIMNQSSIDRGLFRSLFFRSYMDQEKKYGMSITETFEKPQRTNTLRMKHGTYDKLDEDGLIAPGVRVSGEDIIIGKTTPIAPDEEELGQRTAYHSKRDASTPLRSTENGIVDQVLITTNQDGLKFVKVRVRTTKVPQIGDKFASRHGQKGTIGITYRREDMPFTAEGIVPDLIINPHAIPSRMTVAHLIECLLSKVAALSGNEGDASPFTDITVEGISKLLREHGYQSRGFEVMYNGHTGKKLMAQIFFGPTYYQRLRHMVDDKIHARARGPMQVLTRQPVEGRSRDGGLRFGEMERDCMIAHGAAAFLKERLMEASDAFRVHICGICGLMSVIAKLNHNQFECKGCDNKIDIYQIHIPYAAKLLFQELMAMNITPRLYTDRSRDF